The sequence ATTTTCTGCCAATTGACCGACAAAATAAAGTGCTAAACTATTAAATAAGAAATGTTCCCAGCCGATATGAACAAAAATTGGAGTGACCAAACGCCAAAGCTGATTGGGATTGTGAATAACCAAGTCACCATACATCCCACCAAAATTAAAAACAGCTAAGGTGGTATTCGCTTGTCCAAAATAAACAACTTGCATTGTTAAAAAAACAAGAGTCGTTAGCAAGACTAAAAAAGAAGTTGCAGGATATTTTTTAAAGGTCTCCACTGACCAACACCTCCTTTACTGGAATGTCAAAAGAACTAGGCTCAAAAGTGAACTGTTGAAAAGAATAAATTGTGCTGACTGTATCACCCTGAAAATCTGCCAAGTATTGATCATAATATCCCGCACCAAAACCTATACGGTAGCCTTTATTGTTAAAGGCAAGCCCCGGAACATGGATGAGATCAATAGCTGATTTTTCAAGAGCTTGCTCACTCCTTGGTTCCTTGAGGCCAAATTTAGTAATTTGTAAATCTGCTTCATCATAGGCAACAAAAATCATTTTTCCTTGAGGATAGGTTTTAGGAACAACTATGCCTTTATTATCTCTTTGAGCTTGCTTAATCAATAAGGATGTATCAAATTCAAATGCAAACGCTAAATAAGTTGCAATAACATGTGCTTTTTGATAAGCCTCTAATTGAATAAGTTCCTCCAAAAGTTGCTCATCTCTGAGCACTTTTTTGGCTTTATCTTGTTTTTTCAAATCTTCAATGACTTGAGTACGATAGTCCTTTTTCATCATGTTACTATCATAACACGATTAAGATTTTTTTCCTATGCTTAAACACAAAAAGAATTTTTAAGGAAATAAGCAGCCAAAAAGCCATAAAACATTAAAAAAGCTTGTAACAAAAGGGTTCTTATTCTAATAAAATAAATATTTTACTTTAAGGTTTCTTTAAGGTTTCTCATATATACTTTAATCATCCTAAAACAACCACTTCCCCAAGTGGTTGGGGAGATAAACTTCCCTATTTTATTTCCCCTTTTTCATAAATCTCCTGGGCATTCAATGAAAATTGGATGCCCTTCCCTTTTTCCTTTTAAAAAGAAATTCTAGAGATAATTTTCAAGAGGCCTCTGTGAATTAAAAAGTTTTATAATATTCATTGCCGATAAGCCATCGAAAATAAGAATTATCATTGAAATAAAAAATCAATTTAAATATATGAAATTCAAGAAAATTATCAAATTGTTTACAGAGTAATTAACCTTCTCCGACAATGCACTTCTCCTCTTGAATTTCATTTAAAATCTTTTAAAATAAAAAATGTATCTAACTAATTAAGTAATACTTCTTAATTTAAGGGATATAAAAATTTTTTAATGGAGGCTATAATGAATACTTTAGCATTTGAACAATTTGAAAACTTGGATGCGAAAAAACTTACGACAATTCATGGTGGGGAGTACAAAGATTATGGACGCTGTTTAGCAGCTTCAGAAGGTGGTGCACTTGGCGGAGGTCTAACAGCAGGCCTTGCAACAGCTGGTACAGTGGCTGCCCTTGGTGGGCCAATTGGCTGGGGAGCAGGAGCTGCTATTGCTGGAGCTACCCTAATTGGTGGTGCTGCTGGAGGTTTATTAGCATATGGTTCTGCAGATGCTTGTTCACAAGCAGGCTAAGTGTGTAAAAATTTTTCTAGTTTTTTAACAAAAGCAAAAACTCTGTTTCTAGTCAAAATTAAGTGACTAGAAACAATAGAAAAGACTTAAGACCAAGTTATTAATAACTTGGTCTTTTAAGTCTGAGAATGTAGAAAAAGTCTTCTTTTGAGACTTTCCTTGGATGATACGGACGGTAGCGATGAGGAAACTTTCGTTTTCCTATGGCTCAACCTAAACCAAGATACAAAGGGCGTTAAGCGAACAAGAGCAAAATAGGAAACTAGCCGACGACGCTTGCGTCTAGGGTATGTTTATCTTTTTGCAGCCGTCCGTAGCTCGTGTTCAGTTAGAAATTGAGCCTAAGGTCTCAAATCTTCCGAGTGCCTGAAACTTTAAAGTTTCAGGCACTTTTATCACGGCGGAAAATCTCGTTTAGAGCTCGCTTCGCTCGCAAATAAGAAAATTAAAATTGAAATTTGCAGAGCTTAAAAATTTTTTATTATAAAAAATAGGTTTGTCTTAAGTCTTTTCTATTTTAAACTTTTCTTCAGGCTCTTTTTAATTCGTTCTAGTCTTCAAGAAGCCACTGATATTATCAACTGCAAATGACAGCGCTTCTTCCTTGGGACTCATCTTAGGATGATGAAGTGCATAAGGTGTGTCAACCCCCAGCCAGAACATAACACCGGGGATTTTATTGAGCAGATAGCCAAAATCTTCACCAGTCATAGCCGGTAAACAGTCTATCAAATTGACAGCAGACGCATTTTCAAAATAAGTCATCAATTGTTTAGCCAATTGAGAATCATTTTCAACTGGCAAATAGCCACCTTGTTTGAGTGTAACATCTACTTCTAAACCAAAAGAAGTTGCAATTCCTC comes from Streptococcus troglodytae and encodes:
- a CDS encoding 5-formyltetrahydrofolate cyclo-ligase, with product MMKKDYRTQVIEDLKKQDKAKKVLRDEQLLEELIQLEAYQKAHVIATYLAFAFEFDTSLLIKQAQRDNKGIVVPKTYPQGKMIFVAYDEADLQITKFGLKEPRSEQALEKSAIDLIHVPGLAFNNKGYRIGFGAGYYDQYLADFQGDTVSTIYSFQQFTFEPSSFDIPVKEVLVSGDL